In Curtobacterium sp. MCPF17_002, one genomic interval encodes:
- the ftsH gene encoding ATP-dependent zinc metalloprotease FtsH has product MNFKRIFRGPYFYVLIALAGIFIGWSVISQSGTQQINTQKGLEQLSDGKVSSVVVNSTEQRVDLTLKDGDAHEQFYYSTPRGEEVIQAVNDANLPKGYNDTVQQSNWFLSLLGILLPFLIIGALFWFLLSNAQGGGSKVMQFGKSRAKMNNKENPQVSFSDVAGADEAIEELQEIKEFLKEPAKFQAVGAKIPKGVLLYGPPGTGKTLLARAVAGEAGVPFYSISGSDFVEMFVGVGASRVRDLFEQAKQNSPAIVFIDEIDAVGRHRGAGIGGGNDEREQTLNQLLVEMDGFDGKTNVILIAATNRPDVLDPALLRPGRFDRQIGVDAPGLQGRKQILEVHAKGKPLAASVDLELLARKTPGFTGADLANVLNEAALLTARSNAQLIDNRALDEAVDRVMAGPQRRTRIMSDQERLITAYHEGGHALAAAAMRHTDPVTKITILPRGRALGYTMVLPLEDKYSVTRNELLDQLAYAMGGRVAEEIVFHDPTTGASNDIEKATGTARKMVTEYGMSRAVGSVKLGSGSSEPFVGRDMSGGTSRDYSENIAETVDAETRALLESAHDEAYQVLNDNRDILDRLAGELLEKETLDAPELVEIFKDVRKLPERPQWLSSDKRPVSDLPAIGVPGKAASTAAEQSDTESSKPRRRPFGNPGIAPA; this is encoded by the coding sequence ATGAACTTCAAGCGCATCTTCCGCGGCCCGTACTTCTACGTGTTGATCGCGCTGGCGGGCATCTTCATCGGCTGGAGCGTGATCAGCCAGTCCGGCACGCAGCAGATCAACACCCAGAAGGGCCTCGAGCAGCTCTCTGACGGCAAGGTCTCGTCGGTGGTGGTGAACTCCACCGAGCAGCGCGTCGACCTGACCCTGAAGGACGGCGACGCGCACGAGCAGTTCTACTACTCGACGCCCCGTGGTGAAGAGGTCATCCAGGCCGTCAACGACGCGAACCTGCCGAAGGGCTACAACGACACGGTCCAGCAGTCCAACTGGTTCTTGTCGCTGCTCGGCATCCTCCTGCCGTTCCTCATCATCGGTGCGCTGTTCTGGTTCCTCCTCTCGAACGCCCAGGGCGGCGGCTCGAAGGTCATGCAGTTCGGCAAGTCCCGCGCGAAGATGAACAACAAGGAGAACCCGCAGGTCTCCTTCTCGGACGTCGCGGGTGCTGACGAGGCGATCGAGGAGCTCCAGGAGATCAAGGAGTTCCTCAAGGAGCCGGCGAAGTTCCAGGCCGTCGGCGCGAAGATCCCGAAGGGCGTGCTGCTCTACGGCCCTCCCGGAACCGGCAAGACCCTGCTCGCCCGCGCCGTCGCCGGCGAAGCAGGCGTGCCGTTCTACTCGATCTCCGGTTCTGACTTCGTCGAGATGTTCGTCGGTGTCGGTGCCAGCCGTGTCCGTGACCTCTTCGAGCAGGCCAAGCAGAACTCCCCGGCGATCGTCTTCATCGACGAGATCGACGCCGTCGGTCGTCACCGTGGTGCCGGCATCGGCGGTGGCAACGACGAGCGCGAGCAGACGCTGAACCAGCTCCTCGTCGAGATGGACGGCTTCGACGGCAAGACGAACGTCATCCTCATCGCCGCGACGAACCGTCCCGACGTGCTCGACCCCGCGCTCCTCCGACCGGGCCGCTTCGACCGTCAGATCGGCGTGGACGCGCCGGGTCTGCAGGGCCGCAAGCAGATCCTCGAGGTGCACGCGAAGGGCAAGCCGCTCGCGGCGAGCGTCGACCTCGAGCTCCTCGCCCGCAAGACGCCCGGGTTCACCGGTGCCGACCTGGCGAACGTCCTCAACGAGGCCGCGCTGCTGACGGCCCGTTCGAACGCGCAGCTCATCGACAACCGTGCCCTCGACGAGGCGGTCGACCGCGTGATGGCCGGCCCGCAGCGCCGGACCCGGATCATGTCCGACCAGGAGCGCCTCATCACCGCCTACCACGAGGGCGGCCACGCGCTCGCGGCGGCGGCGATGCGCCACACCGACCCGGTGACCAAGATCACGATCCTGCCGCGCGGCCGTGCCCTCGGTTACACGATGGTGCTCCCGCTCGAGGACAAGTACTCCGTCACCCGCAACGAACTGCTCGACCAGCTCGCCTACGCCATGGGTGGTCGCGTCGCCGAGGAGATCGTCTTCCACGACCCGACCACCGGTGCGTCGAACGACATCGAGAAGGCGACCGGCACCGCACGCAAGATGGTGACCGAGTACGGAATGAGCCGTGCGGTCGGTTCCGTCAAGCTCGGTTCCGGGTCGAGCGAGCCGTTCGTCGGCCGCGACATGAGCGGCGGCACGAGCCGCGACTACTCGGAGAACATCGCCGAGACCGTCGACGCCGAGACCCGCGCCCTGCTCGAGTCCGCGCACGACGAGGCGTACCAGGTGCTCAACGACAACCGCGACATCCTCGACCGTCTGGCCGGCGAGCTCCTCGAGAAGGAGACGCTCGACGCCCCGGAGCTCGTGGAGATCTTCAAGGACGTCCGCAAGCTGCCGGAGCGCCCGCAGTGGCTGTCGAGCGACAAGCGTCCGGTCAGCGACCTGCCCGCGATCGGCGTCCCCGGCAAGGCCGCGTCGACCGCGGCCGAGCAGTCGGACACCGAGTCGTCGAAGCCCCGGCGCCGTCCCTTCGGCAACCCGGGTATCGCCCCCGCGTAG
- the folP gene encoding dihydropteroate synthase has translation MTDLPTRRSRRLAEVSQARAAAAEPPTVAIDLRAPAPVPEIVTGRRRDRGRATPAPDGTRVMGILNVTPDSFSDGGLHQAYDAAVEHARELVAAGADIVDVGGESTRPGADRVPVEVEQQRVLPVVQQLVAEGIPVSVDTMNAATAERAVDLGAAIVNDVSGGLADDDMARVVRDTGAGFVVMHWRGHSDRMYRNAEYVHAVDEVRREVELRVAELIVVGVRQEQVVIDPGLGFAKQGAQNWEILAGYERFASIGLPVLVAASRKRFLEGVGSAAGAPPKDRDLATAAISLLAAERGAWGVRVHDPAPTRAVLDVWDAWRAARS, from the coding sequence ATGACCGACCTGCCGACGAGGCGGTCGCGTCGGCTCGCCGAGGTGAGCCAGGCGCGCGCCGCAGCCGCCGAACCGCCGACGGTCGCGATCGACCTCCGCGCACCAGCACCGGTGCCGGAGATCGTGACCGGCCGGCGGCGGGACCGCGGCCGTGCGACGCCGGCGCCCGACGGCACCCGCGTGATGGGCATCCTCAACGTCACGCCGGACTCGTTCAGCGACGGCGGGTTGCACCAGGCCTACGACGCCGCGGTCGAGCACGCGCGGGAACTCGTCGCGGCGGGCGCCGACATCGTCGACGTCGGCGGTGAGTCCACCCGTCCCGGTGCCGACCGCGTCCCCGTCGAGGTCGAGCAGCAGCGGGTCCTGCCGGTCGTGCAGCAGCTCGTCGCCGAGGGCATCCCGGTGAGCGTCGACACGATGAACGCCGCCACCGCCGAACGCGCGGTGGACCTCGGCGCCGCGATCGTCAACGACGTGTCCGGCGGGCTGGCCGACGACGACATGGCCCGGGTCGTGCGGGACACCGGCGCCGGCTTCGTGGTGATGCACTGGCGCGGGCACAGTGACCGCATGTACCGGAACGCCGAGTACGTGCACGCCGTCGACGAGGTCCGGCGCGAGGTCGAACTCCGCGTCGCCGAACTCATCGTGGTCGGCGTCCGCCAGGAACAGGTCGTGATCGACCCGGGCCTCGGCTTCGCCAAGCAGGGCGCGCAGAACTGGGAGATCCTGGCCGGCTACGAGCGCTTCGCGTCCATCGGGCTGCCGGTCCTCGTCGCCGCCTCACGCAAGCGGTTCCTCGAGGGGGTCGGCAGCGCTGCCGGCGCCCCGCCGAAGGACCGCGACCTCGCCACCGCCGCCATCAGCCTGCTCGCCGCCGAACGCGGTGCGTGGGGGGTGCGCGTGCACGACCCGGCGCCGACCCGTGCCGTGCTCGACGTCTGGGACGCCTGGAGGGCAGCTCGATCGTGA
- the folB gene encoding dihydroneopterin aldolase, with translation MNDTIRLTGVRARGHHGVFDHERADGQDFVVDVAVEVDARAASGTDDLENTVHYGVLAEQVVAEIERDPVDLIETLAERIAAAVLTHRAALATEVTVHKPQAPITVPFTDVSITIRRTRGGALPAGTGEEEE, from the coding sequence GTGAACGACACCATCCGACTGACCGGGGTCCGTGCCCGGGGACACCACGGCGTCTTCGACCACGAACGCGCCGACGGCCAGGACTTCGTCGTCGACGTCGCGGTCGAGGTCGACGCACGTGCGGCCTCCGGCACCGACGACCTCGAGAACACCGTGCACTACGGGGTCCTCGCCGAGCAGGTCGTGGCCGAGATCGAACGCGACCCGGTGGACCTCATCGAGACCCTCGCCGAACGCATCGCCGCCGCCGTGCTCACGCACCGTGCGGCCCTGGCGACCGAGGTCACGGTGCACAAGCCGCAGGCGCCCATCACGGTGCCGTTCACGGACGTGTCCATCACGATCCGGCGCACCCGAGGCGGAGCGCTCCCTGCCGGCACCGGCGAGGAAGAAGAGTGA
- the folK gene encoding 2-amino-4-hydroxy-6-hydroxymethyldihydropteridine diphosphokinase, whose product MSRAVVALGANLGDRGSALRAAASAIAALPGVRPVSSSREVESIAVTLDGPDEAKPRYRNAVVVVDTELEPQGLLDALHRIEDTHGRTREVRWGDRTLDLDLVAFDELSVDTETLTVPHPRAGQRAFVLAPWLDADPEAVLPGVGPVADLLAALGDDTERVDEPRLFDDPDRASRPAATDATGARP is encoded by the coding sequence GTGAGCCGGGCCGTCGTCGCCCTCGGCGCCAACCTCGGCGACCGGGGCAGCGCCCTGCGCGCCGCGGCGTCGGCGATCGCCGCGCTGCCCGGGGTGCGGCCGGTGTCCTCCAGCCGCGAGGTCGAGTCGATCGCCGTCACCCTGGACGGCCCCGACGAGGCGAAGCCGCGGTACCGGAACGCCGTCGTGGTCGTCGACACCGAACTCGAGCCGCAGGGGCTCCTGGACGCCCTGCACCGCATCGAGGACACCCACGGCCGCACCCGCGAGGTGCGCTGGGGTGACCGCACACTGGACCTCGACCTGGTGGCGTTCGACGAGCTCTCCGTCGACACCGAGACGCTGACGGTCCCGCACCCGCGCGCCGGGCAGCGGGCGTTCGTGCTCGCACCGTGGCTCGACGCGGACCCGGAGGCGGTGCTGCCCGGTGTCGGACCGGTGGCCGACCTGCTCGCCGCCCTCGGCGACGACACCGAGCGCGTCGACGAGCCGCGCCTCTTCGACGACCCGGACCGCGCCTCCCGGCCCGCCGCCACGGACGCGACCGGGGCCCGCCCGTGA
- a CDS encoding DUF3180 domain-containing protein, translating into MKPTRASTLISVAVVAAVAGFALDAVLASRQAPTLFLATPLGVTLAFIGIAVVLMARPVRRHVRDGAARQRPVDPLYAIRVVVLAKASSIAGSLFGGFAAGLLVYLLTRSAFPSLGSTLPNAVAVGGGLVLTVCAIVAERMCIAPPGDDDDEDLPRGGTTQAH; encoded by the coding sequence GTGAAGCCGACCCGCGCCTCCACCCTCATCAGCGTCGCCGTCGTCGCGGCGGTGGCCGGCTTCGCCCTCGACGCCGTCCTCGCGTCCCGCCAGGCACCGACGCTCTTCCTCGCGACGCCGCTCGGCGTCACCCTCGCGTTCATCGGCATCGCGGTCGTCCTGATGGCCCGCCCCGTCCGTCGGCACGTCCGCGACGGTGCCGCTCGGCAGCGCCCGGTGGACCCGCTCTACGCCATCCGCGTCGTCGTCCTCGCGAAGGCGTCGAGCATCGCCGGCTCGCTCTTCGGCGGGTTCGCGGCCGGGCTGCTGGTGTACCTCCTGACCCGGTCCGCGTTCCCTTCGCTAGGCTCGACCCTGCCGAACGCCGTGGCGGTCGGGGGTGGGCTCGTGCTGACGGTGTGCGCCATCGTGGCGGAGCGGATGTGCATCGCACCGCCCGGTGACGATGACGACGAGGACCTCCCCCGGGGTGGCACGACGCAGGCGCACTGA
- a CDS encoding PH domain-containing protein translates to MPRERLDEPGLGLTGTTWTRVSPKLVWTELITTVVIGVVVTAGCVLIGIVSGGFGRTAGAVWLSIAIVVFVIAGITAALTPRRVRAIGYALRDDDLVLRRGLMWQRFTAVPYGRMQLVDVNRGPLDRVLGMSELKFVTAAASTNVRIPGIPFVDADDLRDRLVELAESRRAGL, encoded by the coding sequence ATGCCGCGTGAACGACTCGACGAGCCGGGCCTCGGCCTGACGGGCACCACCTGGACCCGGGTGTCCCCGAAGCTCGTCTGGACCGAGCTCATCACGACCGTGGTCATCGGGGTCGTCGTCACCGCCGGCTGTGTCCTCATCGGGATCGTCAGCGGCGGCTTCGGACGCACGGCCGGCGCCGTCTGGTTGTCGATCGCGATCGTCGTGTTCGTGATCGCCGGCATCACCGCCGCACTGACCCCGCGCCGGGTCCGGGCGATCGGGTACGCGCTGCGCGACGACGACCTCGTGCTCCGTCGCGGCCTGATGTGGCAGCGCTTCACCGCCGTGCCGTACGGCCGGATGCAGCTGGTCGACGTCAACCGCGGGCCGCTCGACCGCGTGCTCGGCATGAGTGAGCTGAAGTTCGTGACGGCCGCTGCGTCGACGAACGTCCGCATCCCCGGCATCCCGTTCGTGGACGCCGACGACCTGCGCGACCGGCTCGTCGAGCTCGCCGAGTCCCGTCGCGCCGGACTGTAG